The Fulvivirga maritima genome segment CTTTTGCTCTTGTACACTTAATGCCCTTGGCGGCAATTTGGACTGGCGTAACCTTATTTGATTGGATAGTTTGTGCCTTTTTGTATTTTTTCAGAATGTTTTGGGTAACTGGAGGGTATCATAGATACTTTTCCCATAAATCTTATAAAACCTCCAGGTGGTTTCAGTTTGTAATTGCTTTTATGGCGCAAACTTCAGTGCAAAAAGGAGCTCTTTGGTGGGCTGCCCATCACAGGCATCACCATCGTTATAGTGATACACCTGCTGACCCGCACTCAATGAAGTTATATGGTTTTTGGTATTCTCACATTGGTTGGATTATAGGGCCTGACTTTAAGGAAACGGATTACAAAACTATTGGTGACTATGCCAAATACCCTGAATTAGTGTGGTTGAATAAATATCATGTGGTGCCTCCTATTGTACTTGCATTAGTAGTTACGATGCTGGGCGCTTGGGTAAATGGTGGTAGCCCGTTGTTAATGTTTACTCACCATGGCCTTTCTACTTTATTCATTGGCTTCTTTCTTAGTACCGTTATTCTTTATCATGGTACTTTTACCATTAACTCTATCATGCACAAATTTGGTAAGCAAAGATATGAGTCAGGTGATGAGTCTAAAAACAGCCTTTGGTTAGCACTGCTTACATTAGGTGAAGGATGGCATAATAATCACCACTACTATCAGGTAGCTGCCAGAAACGGCTTCTTCTGGTGGGAAATAGACATCACTTTTTATGGATTGAAAATGCTTAGCTGGTTAGGTTTAATTTGGGATTTGAGAGGTGTGCCTAAGCATATTCTACATTCCAAAAACAAAGAGCATGCTAAAGAGCTTTTGGTTCAGGACAAAGGATCTGCAGAAAAGCAACATTTGCAGCAATCAGCCTAGATAAGGCCCTTTAATTATAAAAGTAAATCTGCTTATTCCACATAGTTAGTAACTGTTGGAGTGAGCAGATTTTTTTTGTCCGGAGCTTTTTAGTTGATTTTGATGAACGGTGCAATACTTTTTATGATTATCCGTAATTAGTCATATGCTGTAATGTTAGCTATAACGAGCCTATCAAAGAGCTTATCACCAAAGTATCGTCTATTGAGTTTGTAAACAAACTCATCGAGATACAATTGAAGGTACTTTCCTTTAATCTTATGGTAGTTCCCTAGAAATGTTCTTTTGGCATTGCTAATGGTGATATGCACCCATTTAAGTGTCTCGTTAGTGGTTTGCTTATTAGATTTCTCAGTAATGTGAAGCTCTATATAATCAGCAATGTTAACATAGGAAGTGCTTTGGTCTGAAAAAACAATACTTTGTTCATCAATGGATGATTGTAATACATGATCTACTTCCTGTGAACTGTGGCCTTTAAGTACTTTAGCTTTGAAATAACGACATTGGCGTTCTTTTTTTCCTGTTTCCAAGTCTTCTAAAGGAGTAGATTCAGCCATTACTGCTACATTTTGTTTTCCTGCCGCTCCTCTACCTCTTTTCCCTTTATTCTTCTCGATCTCAGTTGATTCCACTGTAAAATAGCCCTCATCCATCTCAATCATTCCCTCTAAAGTGTATCTGGAATCTCGATTTCCCATGGCTTTTCTCAGTTTATGAACCATTGCCCATACGGGCTCATATCGTTTCAATCCCAATTGCTTCTGAATCTCCTTGCTGGAAAAACCTTTTTTGGTAACACTCATTAAAAACATTGTTTTGTACCAAACCAGAAAAGAAAGGTTAGAGTCTTGCATGATCGTGCCGCTACGTAAAGAAGTTCTACTTCGGCAAGCTTTACACTCATAGCTCCATCGGCTTTTTATCCAATAATGCTGATCATGACCGCAACGGTGACATATAACTCCTAACTTGTCTCGTTCTCCTTTAAAATGCTCTCTGCATGATTGTTCATCACTGAAGTGGGTAGTGAAACTGAATATATCCATACACTAATTTAATACTTTTTTTACATTATGGGTAATTACGGATAATCATAATACTTTTCATTAAAAAGTGTTTTCTTATTAAATAATTAGGTGTTGAAGATTCTTTTTTCCTTAAACTGTGCCGCTCTATAAAGGCATAGCTATAGACTATTTGTTTTTTATATTATTTTATGACCTGATATTGTAGGTATATCTATAAAAATAAGTTCTGATCTGGATTTTAGATATGATTCTTCAAACTTTAAGTCTATTCAGGAGGTTACTTTAATGTGTTTGTTCCCATAAATTTGTAAAACCCCATATCATTTTGTGTATAAAGAAATATCTCATCGCTTTTTTGTTCTTATGTCCACTCATAATTCATGCTCAGCAGAAAGAGCTTTCTGAAGAGTATTATGAGAATAAGAAAATTCCTCAATCACTAGAGGCGCCCATTAGGGAAGCTCTGTCGTATTATCCTGAGCTTAAAGATATTTCAATCGACTTCTTATTTAAAGAGCATATTAATAATGCTGTAATGCAGGCTCAGCCGCGCATAAGAACCTTGTTTAGAAGTAAGTATAATCGTGTGTACAAGATTAAGATGCAAAAGATGATTTCTTTAAATGATTCTTTAAAGTCTATTTCTACTTTACCTGATGATATTATAGTTGGGTGGGTAGCACATGAGCTAGGTCATATAGTGGATTACCTGAATAGAAGTTCTGTTCAAATGGTGGGTTTCGGTATGAGATACTTTACTTCTCGCCGTTATTTAAGAAGAGCGGAACGCAGAGCAGATACTTATGCTATAAAGCATGGCTTTGCTGATTATTTAATAAAGACGAAAAAGTATATTCTAATGCGTGATGATCTTCCTGAAGATTACAGAGCAAGAATAGATAATCTTTATATCTCTCCTGAAGAAGTTCATGATATTGAGCAGAGTGTAGGCACACCTACTTCTACTTTCTAATATTTATTTTCTAAAGCCTATAAAACACAAAACCCCTGAAAATCTTATCGATTAACAGGGGTTTGAGTACCCGGGGCGGGACTTGAACCCGCACGAACACAATGTTCACAGGATTTTAAGTCCTGCGTGTCTACCAATTCCACCACCCGGGCGTAAGCTACGGCGTAGCCTAGTTTTACCTTAAAAATAAAGCCTGCTCGTGTGCAGGCGATGTTTCTGAGCGAGAAACGGGATTCGAACCCGCGACCCCGACCTTGGCAAGGTCGTGCTCTACCAGCTGAGCTATTCTCGCTTTTTTAAGCTTCTCACTAGCTATCTTGCTAAGTGGACTGCAAATGTATAAAAGCCTTTTTAATTTACAATGGGTTAGTGAGAAAAAACTTAAATTTTTTTTAGTGGAAGTTCTGTCCACCAAATAAATATTGAGTGAACTCCTTCATTTTCTGGAAGATAATGTTCTTGTTCCTTGCTAAAAATAATATTATAAAAATCCCTACATAAATAAGAGACACTATAAGGTAGCCCATTAGCTCTGACTCTGTAACACGGTTCAGATAAAGAGCCAGGCCTATGCTGGCAAAGAGCACAGCAAAGCATAGCATGACCATCATAACCACCACAAGGGCAATTTTGGAAATGGCTTCGCCTATCTCTTCTTTCACCTGGCTTTTTAGCTTGTCTACTTTATGCTCTACAATATCGATAGGCTTACGTGCTATGCGGCTGAGAAATGACATATTATTTTGTAACCTTTTCGGCTTCTTGTTTGAGAAGTTTTGCTTTTTCAGCTCCGAAGTTCACTAAGTCGTTAGCAACGTCTTTTACGGTGCCTTCAATTTTTTTGTAGGTTTCAGAGCCTTTTTCTGGAGCTAGTAATACACCTAATACAGTTCCTATTCCCATACCGGCTGCTAGTCCAGCCAAAAATTTTAAATTTCCGTTGTCCATAATTGTTGATTTTATTGGTTGTCGTCTATATTAATTGAACTTACTGATTCCCAGTTTTCGAATTCTTCAATCTCTTCCTTCAAACCATTATATACCCATACTATTACTGCTATGTCATCGGCCAGGCCCAGAATGGGTATAAAATCAGGAATAAAATCCAGCACCCACACAAAGTACACCAAGCCTCCTACCACTCTTAGCAGAGCACTAGTGGGTATTTTGGTATATAAACCATTGTAATAGGCTTTAATCATACGTATGAGTACAGCTGTTTTGTGCTTAAACTCACGCTGAATATTATTTCTGTTACTCTCTTCTTTAAGTTTTTCAAAAGCATGCTGAAGAAGACGGAATATTTTACTTTTACTATAAGATATCTTTTCTGCAATACTCATAGCTAATGCAAAAACCTTGGATTCTAAAACTGCTGTTAATTTTGAATTATCAGTTTGGGAATCTTGTTCTGTACTCGCCGGTTTCGCTTTAGAGCTTCTAGCTTTTGTTTTAGCTCCGGCTTTGCTGTTGGTTGTTGTTTTAGTTGTAGCCATGGTAGTTTAAGTTATAAATATCGTGCCTCAATTAATTTAACTAAATAATTGAAAAATTGCAGTCTAATGGCATAATTATAATTTTTTAACAGCTAAAAGCTGTAGATGTTTAGAATACTTTTGAGAGGAAACTCTACAATCTAGATTAAGAAAATTGTACGCAATAGTAGATATAGAAACAACGGGGGGCTTTGCCGGTAGTGGTAGAATTACCGAAGTGGCCATAGTAATTCATGACGGGGAACAGGTGATAGATACTTATGAAACGCTCATAAATCCTGAGCAATTTATACCATCTTATATTTCTGGCCTCACTGGCATTGATCAGTCTATGGTAGATTCTGCTCCGCTTTTTAAAGAAGTGGCTGAGGAAATGAGTGAAATGCTAGCGGATAAAATTTTTGTGGCACATAATGTTCACTTTGATTATTCATTTCTCAAAAGAGAGTTTGAGAATGTAGGCATTACTTTTAGTCCTAAGAGGTTATGTACGGTAAGGCTAAGTAGAAATGTGTTTCCTGGTTTAAGATCATATGGTCTGGGTAATTTGTGTGAGCAGCTGGATATTGATATTCAGAATAGGCACCGTGCCGGGGGAGATGCCCACGCTACGGCTATTTTATTTGAACGAATTATTAAAGGCTCACCTGAAATAGTAGAGGCGGCGCTAAAGAGAAATTCCAAGGAAACTACATTGCCTCCAAACCTTCCAAAACAAGAATATAGCAGCTTGCCGGAACTACCCGGGGTATATTACTTTCATGATCAGCATGGCAATGTGATATATGTAGGCAAGGCCATTAATATTAAAAAACGAATTACTGGCCATTTTTCAGGAACCAGCAAGCATAAACGAAATCAATTTATTAGGAATGAGATTCATCATATCAGCTTTGAACTGACAGGAAATGAGCTGGTGGCGTTGTTATTAGAATCTCAGGAGATCAAGCGGCTTTGGCCCAAGTATAATCAATCGCAGAAGGTGAAGAGCAATCCTTGGGCTATTTATAAATATGAGGATAGAGATGGCTATCTACGTATGAATGTGAGTAAAAGAGTGAAAGGGCTTATGCCTCTTATAACTTTTCATGCTCATACTGATGCCTGGCATTTTATGATTGATAAAGTAAAAGAGTTTGATCTTTGTCCAAAATTATCAGGGATACAAAAAAGTGAAGGAGCTTGTTATGACCTTGAGTTAGGTAAGTGTCATGGTGCTTGTGATGGTAAAGAGTCTGCTGATGATTATAATAAGAGAGTAAATGAAGCTATTCTATCTTTTCAGCAAGGCGCAGATAAATCATTTGCCATATTAGGAGAGGGCAGAACGGAAGATGAGCAGGCAGTAGTACTAGTTGAAAAGGGTGTTTATCATGGCTTTGGTTTCTGCGAGAAGGGAATGCAGATGGTAAGTTTGGATGACATTAAAAATGTAGTTACTAATTATAAAACTACGGCAGAAATAGACCATTACATACAGAATTATACCAGCAGTGTGGAGGCACAGATTATTGAGCTTGATGTTTAATACGGCCACTACCTTTTGGGTACATGGTGTCTACCCGGTCGCTAATAAACGTTTCTTTACTGTCTATATCCATAAGTGACAGTACGCCGTTCCAACCAGCTCCTGTATCCATACACCATACTTCGCAAGCTTTTATGGGGTGAAAAAGATCATAGTTATGAATAGGAGTATGGCCTATGTATATTTCTTCGAAAGCAGATAGCTGTTGTTCATTATTATTTTGATAGGCATCAAAAGCTATTTTAAATAATGATCTATCCCACAGAAAGATGTTAGAGCCTTGAGCTTCCAGCGGTATGCCAGGTTCAATGCCAGCGTGTACAAACAGTTTGTTATCTTCTAAATAATATAAAAAGGCCTTTTTTAATAAATTATAATGGGCTTTAGGCATGCCATCAGGGTAGCTGTTAACAGTGGCGGCTCCCCCTTGATTAAGCCAGAGGCTGTCTGGCTCATTAGTTCTTGCCCACTCTTCGGCCCAGAAATCATGATTCCCTTTTACAAGGGTAAGATTTTTGATTTTTAAAAGCTCTTCCAGTGCCAGGTTAGTTTCTGGCCAGCCGTCACACACATCACCCAGGCATATTAGGTGATCTTCTTCATAAGAAAAATGTGCCTTTTGGAGGCATTGAATTAAAGCTTTGTAAGCTCCATGAATATCACCTATAACAAATCGTCTCATATATTATTAATAAGATATGCAAATAAATGTTAAATATTGACCAGTTAGTCGTAAAGCCTAACCCTTTGTAAAAATTTTAAAGCTAAATATATATTATTGCAATAGTTTTACAGTTGTACTAATAAACTTAACCAATCTTAGGAATGGACGAATCAATATCTACAGTAGATAAGAAAAGAGAGTATCAGGACAAAATTAAGCAGGTATTTTCAGAAGTAGGAAAAGTGGTGGTAGGCCAGGAGGCTATGATAAACAGGCTGCTTATAGGGCTGTTTACCCAAAGCCATATTTTGCTGGAAGGGGTACCCGGAATAGCCAAAACTTTAACTGTAAGTACTTTATCTAAAGTATTACATCTCGATTTTCAAAGGATTCAATTTACACCAGATTTATTGCCGGCAGACCTTATTGGTACTATGATTTATAATCAGAAGCTTGCCAAGTTTGAGGTGAAGCAAGGGCCGATATTTGCCAATATGATTCTGGCTGATGAGATTAACCGTTCTCCTGCTAAAGTGCAGTCGGCATTATTAGAAGCTATGCAGGAAAAGCAAGTGACCATTGGTGAAACTACTTTCCAACTCGACAGGCCATTTTTGGTACTTGCAACCCAAAACCCGGTAGATCAGGAGGGAACTTACCCATTACCAGAGGCTCAGGTAGACCGCTTTATGATGAAGGTATATGTAGATTATCCTACAAAAGAGCAGGAGCTGGAGGTGATGCGTAGAATCTCAAATATGACTTTTGATTACACCGTGAATACAGTGCTTTCTAAAGAAGATGTATTTGCGATCAGAAATGAGATTAATAACGTTACTATTTCTGAGTCTCTAGAAAAATATATAGTAGAAATAGTATATGCTACCAGAGATCCTAAATCTTATGGCTTAAACAAAGAGGCCGAATACATTCAATTTGGTGTTTCTCCTAGAGCAACTATTAACCTGAATTTGGCATCTAAAGCAATCGCTTACTTTGAAGGAAGAGATTATGTGCTACCAGAAGATATTAAGGAAGTAGCTCCTGATGTGCTAAATCACAGAATAATACTAAACTATGAGGCTGAAGCCGATAATATAAAGACACATCAGATCATTGATTCTATTCTCAATAAAATACCAATTAACAATTAGTTAATATATAGATTATAGCACCTATTTCTTTATAATAGTTAAAAATGTAAAGCCATCTCATTCCGGAGATGGCTTTTTGTTAATATTGGGATAAAACACCTTTTCTGTTCTTTAACAAATAGTTAATATAGATGTCGACTTGACTTAACAATTAAACTCCACATTTGCAGCGAATTTAATTTGGTTGCAAAAATGAAAAATTTATTAATCGTGTTTTTATCCCTAATGGGCATAACAGCTATGGCTCAGAAAGGGACTGTTAAAGGTTTGGTGAAGGATAAACAGACCGGCGAAGAAATCATCGGTGCCAATGTTTTTGTAGAAGGTACTTCTACAGGTGCTGCTACTGACATCATGGGGAATTTCCAATTCCAGGTAGAGCCAGGAACTTACAACCTTATCGCTACTTTTATTGGTTACGCTAATTTCAAAATTCAGGATCTGACTGTTGGAGCAGGTGAGGTAGTTGAACTTACTGTTCTGCTTCAAACGGACGATGTTCAGTTAGAAGAGGTGGTGGTAACTGCTAAGGCTGATCAAACTTCTGAAAATCTTCTTCTTTTAGAAAGAAAAAATGCTGTCGAAATTAAGCAAAGCATTGGAGCCCAAGAACTATCTAGGAAAGGAGTTGGTGATGCTCAGGCAGCGGTAACTAAGGTTACTGGTGTTAGTAAGCAGGAAGGTGTTAAAAACGTATTTGTAAGAGGACTAGGAGATAGATACAATTCTACTTCATTAAACGGTCTTCCTCTTCCATCAGAGGATCCTGAATATAAAAACATCTCTTTAGACTTCTTCTCTACCAGTATTATTAATAGTGTAGATATAAATAAGACATTTAATCCATCAATTTTTGGAGATGTTGATGGTGCTAACATTAACATAGTTTCTAAAGAGTTATTCGAAGATCAGGAACTAAGAGTAAGCTTATCTGCCGGGCTAAATACAGGTGCTGTTGGCCAAGATTTCCTTCGTCCGGATGGTTCAAATATGTTAGGAACAGGTTTAAGTGAGGAGAGTCCTATTACTGATCTTACTCAGTATGATTTTAACAATAGCTTTAAACCCTCTACTGTAAGCATGCCACTTAACAGCTCTTTCTCTATAAGTGGGGGAAAAAGACTAGATGTTGGTTCTCATAAGCTAGATGCATTTTTAGTAGCATCAGTTCAAAATGAATATGTATATAAAGAAGGTATAACAAGATCAGCAGTAAGCTCAGATGGTGGAGCTGGTAGAGATTACACTTACAAAGCTTTCGATTATAATGTGGCTCAGATCTTCATGGGTAATTTTAACTATGATCTGTCTACTAATATAGATTTGTCTTATAATACCATGTACATCCACAATAACAGTCAAATGGTTGGGGAGTATGCTGGTCAGGCACAAAACCTTACAGAAGTGGATGGTAGGTCTGCTTTTATTAGAAGGCAACAGGTTAATGACAATGATCTTTTTGTGAATCAGCTTTTAGCAGATGTTTCTCTTTCTAATAAGATTAATTTAAACTTGGCGGGATCATTTAACTCTATCAGAGGATCCGAGCCAGATAGAAGAACAAACACATTCTTGCTGGATGAAAACACTGGTAAATATTCAGTGGCGGCTGGTAGCGCTGGCTTAAATCATAGATTCTTCTCAACTCTTGAGGAGGATGATGTTAATGCAGAAGCTATATTCAGTTATGCATTAAAAGGAGATAAAGATGGAGCTAGTAAATTTGAGTTAGGTTATTCTTACAGAAATACTCAAAGAAATTTCGGGTATAGACAATTCAGTTTTGATTTCGCCAACCAGGCACCTGTAGATATTAATAACCCTGATGCGACATTATTTAATCAACAGTCAATTAATGATGATATATTTAGATTAATCACTACTCGTGGATTTAATCAAGAGCAGATTGATGTTTTCGCACCAGATACCTATGACGGATCTAAGATTATTCACTCTGCTATAGCTAACTTCAACTATGAACTTTCTGATAGATTTGT includes the following:
- a CDS encoding IS1595 family transposase → MDIFSFTTHFSDEQSCREHFKGERDKLGVICHRCGHDQHYWIKSRWSYECKACRSRTSLRSGTIMQDSNLSFLVWYKTMFLMSVTKKGFSSKEIQKQLGLKRYEPVWAMVHKLRKAMGNRDSRYTLEGMIEMDEGYFTVESTEIEKNKGKRGRGAAGKQNVAVMAESTPLEDLETGKKERQCRYFKAKVLKGHSSQEVDHVLQSSIDEQSIVFSDQSTSYVNIADYIELHITEKSNKQTTNETLKWVHITISNAKRTFLGNYHKIKGKYLQLYLDEFVYKLNRRYFGDKLFDRLVIANITAYD
- a CDS encoding metallophosphoesterase codes for the protein MRRFVIGDIHGAYKALIQCLQKAHFSYEEDHLICLGDVCDGWPETNLALEELLKIKNLTLVKGNHDFWAEEWARTNEPDSLWLNQGGAATVNSYPDGMPKAHYNLLKKAFLYYLEDNKLFVHAGIEPGIPLEAQGSNIFLWDRSLFKIAFDAYQNNNEQQLSAFEEIYIGHTPIHNYDLFHPIKACEVWCMDTGAGWNGVLSLMDIDSKETFISDRVDTMYPKGSGRIKHQAQ
- a CDS encoding TonB-dependent receptor, producing MKNLLIVFLSLMGITAMAQKGTVKGLVKDKQTGEEIIGANVFVEGTSTGAATDIMGNFQFQVEPGTYNLIATFIGYANFKIQDLTVGAGEVVELTVLLQTDDVQLEEVVVTAKADQTSENLLLLERKNAVEIKQSIGAQELSRKGVGDAQAAVTKVTGVSKQEGVKNVFVRGLGDRYNSTSLNGLPLPSEDPEYKNISLDFFSTSIINSVDINKTFNPSIFGDVDGANINIVSKELFEDQELRVSLSAGLNTGAVGQDFLRPDGSNMLGTGLSEESPITDLTQYDFNNSFKPSTVSMPLNSSFSISGGKRLDVGSHKLDAFLVASVQNEYVYKEGITRSAVSSDGGAGRDYTYKAFDYNVAQIFMGNFNYDLSTNIDLSYNTMYIHNNSQMVGEYAGQAQNLTEVDGRSAFIRRQQVNDNDLFVNQLLADVSLSNKINLNLAGSFNSIRGSEPDRRTNTFLLDENTGKYSVAAGSAGLNHRFFSTLEEDDVNAEAIFSYALKGDKDGASKFELGYSYRNTQRNFGYRQFSFDFANQAPVDINNPDATLFNQQSINDDIFRLITTRGFNQEQIDVFAPDTYDGSKIIHSAIANFNYELSDRFVLGAGVRYETVRQEVIWDFNQDRNEYGENLSERNPNYILPSFNLKYSLSENDIIRLAASKSYTFPQFKEVAPFLYEDVNFSSFGNPDLKPADNYNVDLKFEKYFGKGNLFAVTGFYKHIENAINRVLVTSAATELSYVNTGNADVSGIELEFQKKIWEKQKDDKFSSFSVGVNASYLYSKQKLEDDPDDKLTVLFTHDEAELEGASPLLLNADISYKSETENKGITAALVFNYFSDRIYTIGTADRDNIMEKGIPTLDIISSYRFNKNFQVDFKAQNILDPEYKLSQDIGSGESFVIQNFQRGAKISLGLTFKL
- a CDS encoding exonuclease domain-containing protein, whose product is MYAIVDIETTGGFAGSGRITEVAIVIHDGEQVIDTYETLINPEQFIPSYISGLTGIDQSMVDSAPLFKEVAEEMSEMLADKIFVAHNVHFDYSFLKREFENVGITFSPKRLCTVRLSRNVFPGLRSYGLGNLCEQLDIDIQNRHRAGGDAHATAILFERIIKGSPEIVEAALKRNSKETTLPPNLPKQEYSSLPELPGVYYFHDQHGNVIYVGKAINIKKRITGHFSGTSKHKRNQFIRNEIHHISFELTGNELVALLLESQEIKRLWPKYNQSQKVKSNPWAIYKYEDRDGYLRMNVSKRVKGLMPLITFHAHTDAWHFMIDKVKEFDLCPKLSGIQKSEGACYDLELGKCHGACDGKESADDYNKRVNEAILSFQQGADKSFAILGEGRTEDEQAVVLVEKGVYHGFGFCEKGMQMVSLDDIKNVVTNYKTTAEIDHYIQNYTSSVEAQIIELDV
- a CDS encoding phage holin family protein; its protein translation is MSFLSRIARKPIDIVEHKVDKLKSQVKEEIGEAISKIALVVVMMVMLCFAVLFASIGLALYLNRVTESELMGYLIVSLIYVGIFIILFLARNKNIIFQKMKEFTQYLFGGQNFH
- a CDS encoding AAA family ATPase translates to MDESISTVDKKREYQDKIKQVFSEVGKVVVGQEAMINRLLIGLFTQSHILLEGVPGIAKTLTVSTLSKVLHLDFQRIQFTPDLLPADLIGTMIYNQKLAKFEVKQGPIFANMILADEINRSPAKVQSALLEAMQEKQVTIGETTFQLDRPFLVLATQNPVDQEGTYPLPEAQVDRFMMKVYVDYPTKEQELEVMRRISNMTFDYTVNTVLSKEDVFAIRNEINNVTISESLEKYIVEIVYATRDPKSYGLNKEAEYIQFGVSPRATINLNLASKAIAYFEGRDYVLPEDIKEVAPDVLNHRIILNYEAEADNIKTHQIIDSILNKIPINN
- a CDS encoding acyl-CoA desaturase; the protein is MSEVVLEKRNKPVLKQEIAFALVHLMPLAAIWTGVTLFDWIVCAFLYFFRMFWVTGGYHRYFSHKSYKTSRWFQFVIAFMAQTSVQKGALWWAAHHRHHHRYSDTPADPHSMKLYGFWYSHIGWIIGPDFKETDYKTIGDYAKYPELVWLNKYHVVPPIVLALVVTMLGAWVNGGSPLLMFTHHGLSTLFIGFFLSTVILYHGTFTINSIMHKFGKQRYESGDESKNSLWLALLTLGEGWHNNHHYYQVAARNGFFWWEIDITFYGLKMLSWLGLIWDLRGVPKHILHSKNKEHAKELLVQDKGSAEKQHLQQSA
- a CDS encoding YkvA family protein, whose product is MATTKTTTNSKAGAKTKARSSKAKPASTEQDSQTDNSKLTAVLESKVFALAMSIAEKISYSKSKIFRLLQHAFEKLKEESNRNNIQREFKHKTAVLIRMIKAYYNGLYTKIPTSALLRVVGGLVYFVWVLDFIPDFIPILGLADDIAVIVWVYNGLKEEIEEFENWESVSSINIDDNQ
- a CDS encoding YtxH domain-containing protein encodes the protein MDNGNLKFLAGLAAGMGIGTVLGVLLAPEKGSETYKKIEGTVKDVANDLVNFGAEKAKLLKQEAEKVTK